The proteins below are encoded in one region of Amycolatopsis acidiphila:
- a CDS encoding helicase-related protein produces the protein MFVVDEAHLVSEWGEEFRPEYLRLGDAIAELGRPAVLALTATASPPVQADITRRLKMRSPDVVVADFDRPNIALAMRQTQPGEREAQAVDDRCVEVLIEQETPALIYALTHARCESLADRLRLDAFRAAPYHGGMTAGARARVQDEFSAGQLDVVVATSAFGMGIDKPDIRTVVHAGVPASIDDYYQEIGRAGRDGKPAAAVLVHDPRTIRIPRLLAARTRLGEATLHRVVDAIENAGGHIAIAQLVASADVPAHAADRVVNELAELGFLSLTGSGQHRAAEPGRELPPPAELTGQLVDLNKRRQAVLAGRLAAAREYAESTRCRRAELLAYFGENYVPPCGNCDNDRFSAATAGSRPSVGGGVPVRHRLWGRGGC, from the coding sequence TTGTTCGTCGTCGACGAGGCGCATCTGGTCAGCGAGTGGGGCGAGGAGTTCCGGCCGGAATACCTGCGGCTGGGCGACGCGATCGCCGAGCTGGGCCGCCCGGCGGTCCTCGCCCTGACCGCGACGGCGTCCCCGCCCGTCCAAGCGGACATCACGCGTCGCTTGAAGATGCGGTCTCCGGACGTCGTGGTCGCGGACTTCGACCGCCCGAACATCGCACTCGCCATGCGGCAGACCCAGCCGGGCGAACGAGAAGCGCAGGCTGTCGACGACCGGTGTGTCGAGGTCCTGATCGAGCAGGAGACGCCTGCCCTGATCTACGCACTCACCCATGCCCGGTGCGAGTCGCTCGCCGATCGCCTGCGCCTGGATGCGTTCCGGGCCGCTCCCTACCACGGCGGCATGACCGCCGGCGCCCGCGCGCGCGTCCAGGACGAGTTCTCCGCGGGGCAGCTCGACGTGGTGGTCGCCACCAGCGCCTTCGGCATGGGGATAGACAAGCCCGACATCCGGACCGTGGTGCACGCCGGCGTTCCCGCGAGCATCGATGACTACTACCAGGAGATCGGACGGGCGGGCCGCGACGGAAAGCCGGCTGCCGCGGTCCTCGTCCACGACCCGCGCACCATCCGCATACCCAGGCTCCTCGCGGCCCGCACCCGGCTGGGCGAGGCCACCCTGCACCGGGTCGTCGACGCGATCGAGAACGCGGGCGGGCACATCGCCATCGCGCAGCTGGTGGCTTCCGCGGACGTCCCGGCGCACGCCGCCGACCGGGTCGTCAACGAACTGGCCGAACTGGGATTCCTCAGTCTCACCGGTTCCGGTCAGCACCGCGCCGCCGAGCCCGGGCGAGAGCTGCCGCCGCCCGCCGAGCTGACCGGGCAGCTGGTGGATCTGAACAAGCGGCGGCAGGCCGTGCTGGCCGGCCGGCTCGCCGCTGCGCGCGAGTACGCGGAGAGTACGCGATGCCGCCGGGCGGAACTGCTGGCGTATTTCGGCGAGAATTACGTGCCGCCCTGCGGAAACTGCGACAACGACCGGTTTTCGGCGGCCACGGCGGGTTCCCGCCCGTCGGTCGGCGGCGGAGTTCCCGTGCGTCATCGGCTCTGGGGGAGGGGCGGCTGCTGA
- a CDS encoding DEAD/DEAH box helicase, which yields MGGIDPTAVAGALFDFALRPSQSQAVHAVVAGRDTLAVLPTGSGKSAIYQVAGLSIGGLTLVISPPFALQRDQIRSIAGRRCGGRAVEAALLNSAQKAHERQDTFARLARGDLDFLFMGPEQLTNAEARGAVRGGGRDVGCSSSTRRIWSASGARSSGRNTCGWATRSPSWAARRSSP from the coding sequence ATGGGAGGGATCGACCCCACCGCCGTCGCCGGTGCGTTGTTCGACTTCGCCTTGCGACCGTCCCAGAGCCAGGCCGTGCACGCGGTCGTCGCCGGGCGTGACACGCTGGCGGTCCTGCCGACGGGGAGCGGAAAGAGCGCCATCTACCAGGTGGCGGGCCTGTCGATCGGCGGCCTGACGCTGGTCATCTCGCCGCCGTTCGCCTTGCAGCGGGATCAGATCCGGTCGATCGCCGGGCGCCGTTGCGGCGGGCGAGCCGTCGAAGCCGCGTTGCTGAACTCCGCCCAGAAGGCACACGAACGCCAGGACACCTTCGCGCGCCTTGCCAGGGGCGACCTCGACTTCCTCTTCATGGGACCGGAACAACTCACGAACGCCGAAGCGCGAGGGGCGGTGCGGGGCGGCGGGCGCGACGTCGGTTGTTCGTCGTCGACGAGGCGCATCTGGTCAGCGAGTGGGGCGAGGAGTTCCGGCCGGAATACCTGCGGCTGGGCGACGCGATCGCCGAGCTGGGCCGCCCGGCGGTCCTCGCCCTGA
- a CDS encoding DUF5709 domain-containing protein, whose protein sequence is MADWPDDSDDSVFEQLDAEDTLESRGPEDPLDEGYTPAERPWAVNDWGTTADEEEQGEGLGRRLGRELPDTAYGRGDGLGDDEDTDGELLDDEVGDVRAGRLIAGDGGDTELYATDVGVDGAGASAEEAAVNLIEDDQARGADV, encoded by the coding sequence ATGGCTGACTGGCCGGACGACAGCGACGACAGCGTCTTCGAGCAGCTCGACGCCGAGGACACGCTCGAGTCCCGCGGGCCGGAAGACCCGCTGGATGAGGGCTACACACCAGCGGAACGCCCCTGGGCGGTCAACGACTGGGGCACCACCGCGGACGAGGAAGAACAGGGCGAAGGGCTCGGCAGGAGGCTGGGCCGGGAGCTGCCCGATACGGCGTACGGCCGTGGCGACGGTTTGGGTGACGACGAGGACACCGACGGCGAACTGCTCGACGACGAGGTCGGCGACGTGCGGGCCGGGCGACTGATCGCCGGCGACGGTGGCGACACGGAGCTGTACGCGACCGACGTCGGCGTCGACGGTGCGGGCGCCTCGGCCGAAGAAGCGGCTGTCAACCTGATCGAGGACGACCAAGCGCGCGGCGCCGACGTCTGA
- a CDS encoding MarR family winged helix-turn-helix transcriptional regulator codes for MDAEDVSRLRAVISRLARQLNATSTGEGLTPTQASVLGLVTFRGPLGLAELTELEGLNPTMLSRVVRKLDEDGLIRRLPDPSDLRAVRVAVTPEGALVHDRIRTLRTQAVSDCLDHLPEHIGKELLAALPALEALEEELKSARSE; via the coding sequence ATGGACGCCGAGGACGTGTCGCGGTTGCGGGCGGTGATCTCCAGGCTGGCCCGTCAGCTCAACGCGACGTCGACCGGGGAAGGCCTCACGCCGACCCAGGCTTCGGTGCTCGGTCTGGTCACCTTCCGGGGCCCGCTCGGGCTCGCCGAGCTGACCGAGCTGGAGGGGCTCAACCCCACGATGCTGTCGCGGGTGGTGCGCAAACTGGACGAGGACGGGCTGATCCGGCGGCTGCCCGACCCGTCGGACCTGCGGGCCGTGCGGGTGGCGGTCACCCCCGAGGGAGCTCTGGTGCACGACCGCATCCGGACGCTGCGGACCCAGGCCGTCTCGGACTGCCTGGACCACCTGCCCGAGCACATCGGCAAGGAACTGCTGGCGGCGCTGCCCGCGCTGGAAGCGCTCGAAGAGGAGCTGAAGTCGGCCCGGTCGGAGTGA